GTTTCGTTTATCAATCAAAATAATATTGATTTGATATTTCTAGACATTCAAATGCCTCATTTTTCAGGAATAGATTTTTTAAATACTATTGAAAAAAAACCTTTAGTAATCTTTACGACTGCTTATTCTGATTATGCTGTTGAAGGTTTTAATCTTGGAGCAGTAGATTATTTGGTAAAACCAATTCCGTTTCATCGTTTTCTAAAATCAGTAGTAAGAGCGCAGCAGATCAATGCTCCGGCGGCGGCAGTTCAGCCTGTTTCAGAAACCAGTTCAGTTACTGAAGTCGAACAAGATTTCATGTTTGTAAGAGCCGAGTATGAAAACGTTAAACTTAATTTCTCTGATATTTTGTTTATTGAAGGTCTCAAGGATTATGTAAAAATCTACACTACAGACAACAAATTCACTTTAACTTTAATCAGCTTAATAAAACTGGAAAATCTGCTGTCAAACAAAGGTTTTTCAAGAATTCACAGGTCGTATATCATCAATATAAAACATGTAAAATCAATCCAGAAAAATAAGGTTTTGATTAGCGACAAACGAATTCCAATAAGCGAAAGCTACAAAAATGCTTTTTTCGAGAAGATCAATCTTTAATATAGTAAATCCCAAAATAAAAATTCCAAACTCCAATCATTGTCAAAGATTGGAATTTGGAATTTCTTTTTACTGGAATTTTTTAAATCTATTCTTCTTTAAACCAGCTCGAATACATAACGTAATTATTTGAAATACGTCCAATTTCGCCAGCAAAATCAGATTGGTCAATATCTTTTACTTTTTTGGCAGGAACGCCCGCAAAAATACTTCCAGAAGGAATTACTGTATTTTGAGTTACAACCGCTCCGGCTGCGATTATCGAATTGCTTTCTACCACACAATTATCCATTACAATAGCTCCCATTCCAATTAAAACATTATCATGAATCGTACAGCCATGAACAATTGCATTATGGCCAATTGAGACATTGTTTCCTATAATCGTAGGGTGTTTTTGGTACGTACAATGAATAATAGCACCATCCTGAATATTTACTTTGTTTCCTATTTTAATAAAATGCACATCGCCTCTCACAACGGCATTAAACCAAACACTGCAGGATTCTCCAAAAGAAACATCTCCCACAATAGTTGCATTTTCAGCTACATAACAATCTTCTGGTATAGAAGGTGATTTTCCGTTTACAGATTTAATCAGCATAATAAAATTTTAATTAATCGCAGGACAATTACAATCGTAACGTTCCTTTCTACAAAATAAATCAATTCCCAGTGTGATCTGGTGATATCCGCCAGTATCAAATTTTACATTTCCTGTAACTTGGGTATAGGTGTATGCGAACATAAATCTATTGAAATTCAATCCCACAATTGGCGTAAAATATTGTAGTTTTTGATTTGAAACTGTATTGTTTCCTGCAAGATATCTTGCACCATCAAAACTTCTTCTATACGATAATGCAGCCCAAAGACTTCCAAAATCCATGTTCTTATAGGCTTTTAAATTCAAGTCAATAGATTTTTCTTTTGTCTTATCAAATAACTGAAATAAAACAGACGGTTCCCAAGTGATACTATTTCGTTTACCAAATACGTAACCTACGCTCAAAAGGTATTTTCTTAAATTATCGCTTTCATAATCTGTATACAAATCTCTTCTAGTTTCAAGAACACCTTGAACCGTTGCATGAGCATAAAAATCAAGATAATTATACGATGCTCCAATATCTAAATTGAAATAAGAATCCTTCTGAATCGCACCAAAAACAATAGGATCAAAAGTTCCGCCAAAATTAGTTTCGTCTAACTGGCTTTGAATTAATCCTCCGCTAATACCAAAAGATAGCTGATTCAAATCCAGTTCATCTCTCGAAAACATAATATGATGGGCGTAGGTCAGTTTTACACCTTTTTGCGAATGATAACCGTTTTTGTCATTAAAAACAATAATTCCGGCACCAGAACGATCTGATACTCTTCCGTTAAAACTTAAAGTCTGCAATGTTGGCGCTTCTTCCTGGCCAAACCATTGTTTTCTGGCAGTTAATCGTATTTTAGCGCAATTGGCAGCACCTGCCATTGAGGGGTGAATCAAATAGTAATTATCCGATAAATAATCCGAATAAACTGGAATTCCTTCCTGTGAATAAGAATAAAAAGAACAAATTAAAAAAATGAATAAAACCCTAGTTTTAAATTTCATAAAGGCAATTTTGTATTTGTATAATTTTCACTCTTGCAATTTAATACGAATTATTTGAGAAGAGTCTTAATTATTTCATTAAAAAATCAAATATAGGTATTAGTAGAAAATAACTTTAGTAAATTTGCAAAAAATTACTACCATGACAAAAATCACTATAAAAGAGACTCAAAATCCAACTATCTTAAAGTTCGAATTTGAGGACTTTATTACTCAGAATCAAAGTTTTGAATTCAAAAATATCGACGAAGCACAGGCTTCTCCGCTGGCGCAGCAATTGTTTTATCTGCCATTTGTAAAAACAGTTTACATTTCAGGAAATTTTATCGCAATTGAACGATACAGTATTGTTGATTGGGATGATGTAAAAGATGCAGTTGCGGAACAAATTACTGCATTTGTAGACAAAGGAGGCGTTATTGTTAAAGTTGATGAAAACAAACCTAAAAAGCAGCCTATTACGGTTTATGGAGAAACTACTCCAAATCCAGCGGCTTTAAAATTTGTAGTGAGCAGAATGCTTACCAGAACAGCTGTTGAATACAAAAATATCGATCAGACAGCTTCTTCTCCACTGGCACAGGAATTATTTAAATTCCCGTATGTAAAAGAAATCTTTATCGATGAAAATTATATTTCGGTAACGAAATACGAAATCAACGACTGGCAGGAAATCACATTGGAATTAAGAACGTTTATTAAGCAGTTTATTGAAAACGGCGGAACTGTTCTTGATGAAAGTTTGATCCAGACTACAGCCAAAAATGACACTGCAAAAGATGAAGCTTTTGACAAGCTTGATGTAACTTCTCAGCAGATTATTAATATTCTAGAAGAATACGTAAAACCAGCCGTAGCTGCTGATGGTGGAAATATTGCTTTTGATTCTTATAATGAAGATGATAAAACAGTAAAAGTAATTCTTCAGGGAGCTTGCAGCGGATGTCCATCTTCTACATTTACTTTAAAAAGTGGTATCGAAAATATGCTGAAAAGCATGTTAAACGATGAAGCTATCAAAGTAGAAGCTTTAAATGCATAAATACATTTTGTATTATATTGAAAAAGCATCTCTAAAAGAGGTGCTTTTTTTATTTCCTTATTTTATTAGTTATCAATTATTTATTTTAAAATTAAAATTGTTTTTCAGCAAAAACTGTTAATATTGTAATCTCAACTAATACACCAAAAACATGGGATTAACGTCATTTTTTAAGAATTTATTTGGTCCTGCCAAAGAAACAGCAGAAGATTTAGCGGATAAAGCAGAAACTACTGCGGAAGAAACAATTACTAAAATTAAAGAAGTTGCAGAACCTATCTTGGAAACCGCAGCCGACTTTGCAAATGAAACAAAAGATGCGATTATCGACTATGCAGACAAAGCTTCCGACGTAATAGAAGACATCATTGATTCAATAATCGATGATGCAGATACTCACAAAACAGCTGCAGAAACCGTCTTTGATGTAAGCGAGGAATCTGTAACAGAACTTAGTGAAGAATCTGACAAGTAAAGACGATTCGTATACTTCGAAAAACAAATTATTTTTATATTTGCAGCACTAATATACCTTCTCTTTTGAGAAGGTTTTTTTATTCGAAATAACATGGACATGAATCCGGATCAGCTGGGTAATTACGCTACAACATTTATCAATGTTTTAATTGATTATTCGCCTAAATTAATCTCTGCATTCCTAATATTATTTATTGGATTGTACGCTATTCGATTAATAAATCGAATTATTAGAAAAATAATGGTTAAGAGAAATCTTGACCCAACTTTAAGGAATTTCCTTGCCGATATTTTGCTTTGGGCATTACGAATTTTATTGTTTGTAACCTTCATTTCAAAACTCGGAATCGAAACTTCGTCATTCGTTGCCATTTTGGGAGCAATGGGTCTTGCTGTTGGTTTATCATTACAAGGATCACTTTCTAACTTTGCAGGAGGAATGCTGATTATTGTTTTTAAACCTTTTAAAGTTGGCGACACTATCGAGGCTCAGGGAGTTGTTGCTACCGTTTTAGAAATTCAGATTTTTGTAACCAAAATGCTAACAGGAAACAATCAGACTGTTTTTGTGCCAAATGGCGCTTTATCAAACGGAACTATTATTAATTACTCGATGCAGGGAGAAAGAAGAGCCGATTTGACTTTTTCAATTTCGTATGATTCCGATATTAAAAAAGCAAAAGATATTCTTTTAGAGGTTTTACATAAAAACCCAAAAGTACTTGAAAATCCCGCACCTGAAGTTTTTGTAAAAAACCTATCAGCAAGTTCTGTAGATTTTGCAGTACGTCCGTGGGCTAAAAATGCTAATTATGGAGCTGTTTTTTCTGAAACACTTGAAAATTGTAAAGCAGCTTTAGACGAAGCAGGAATTTCGGTTCAGCCGTTTACAATTCAAAAATAAACTTATTGTTTTTTTGATGGCGTTGTCATCATAAAATCTTTTAAATAATAAGGCTCAAAATAAGCGACATCTACAGTGTCGCTTTTTTGATATTTATCATAACTGATTTTACTCATTTCATTTGCCGAAGGAAATTTGATATCTTCTAAAAACACGAAATTATCTTTGGTTAAAACTGATTTGCATTTCTCTGCACAATCTCCCACAAAATAGATTTTTTCAGTGTATTCAGAAAATGAATCTTCTGTAATAATTTCTGCTTCAATAGCTCTTTCTACTTCTAAATTGGCATTAAAAACCTCGCTGTAAACTTCCATTCTTCGGGCATCAAGCATTGGAATAATTTTACCTTCAGAAACAGCTGCTTTTGAAGCTAATGTTTGTAAAGTATCAACGGCAATTAACGGAATATTTAAAGCATAACACAATCCTTTTGCCGCTGAAACACCAATTCGTAAACCCGTATAAGAACCTGGTCCCTGACTTACAGCAACAGCATTTAAATCCTGTACTGATATTCCTGATTCAGCAATTACTTCTTCAATAAAAACGTGAAGTTTTTCGGCATGCGAATATCCTTCTTCAGCGATTTCTTTACACAAAATAGTTTCTCCGTTTTTTGCAATGGATACTGAACAATTTTTGGTTGCTGTTTCGATGTTTAGAATGAAAGACAATGTGTGTAATTTTAAAATTTAATATAAAAAGAAGTTATTTTTTAGAAGTCTCAGCTGTTTTAAGTTTTACTTTATCTCCTGAATTCAGGTCTTTAGAAACAGTGGTATAAGGCCCAGTAATTACCACATCGCCTGGTTTTAATCCTGACATTACTTCAATATTAGTATCGTCTTGAATTCCAGTTTTAATGATTCTGATTTTAGCTTTATCACCAACTTTTACAAAAACGCATTCGAATTTCTTATCGCTTTTCGGAGCTGCTTTTTTCTCATTTGGATCGTCAACTTTAAAATCTTTTACAGCAGTTGTGTCTGATTTCACGACAACCGAACTAATCGGCACTGCCAAAACATTTGATTTAGTTTTTGTAATGATATCAACTGTAGCCGTCATTCCAGGTCGGAATGGTGAATACGCTTCTGGTTTTCCTTCTAATAAATCTTGATACGATTCTTTCAGGATTCTCACTTTAACTTTAAAATTCGTTACCTGATCTGAGGTTAATGTTGTACTTGCCGAATTTGAAATACTGGTTACTACACCTCTAAATTTCTTTTTTAGATAAGCATCAACTTCAACATTGGCTTCGTCTCCAATTTTAATTTTTACAATGTCGTTTTCGTTTACATCAACTTCAACTTCCATGTTATTAAGATTGGCTACTCGCAAAAGTTCTGTTCCCGCCATTTGCTGCGTTCCCAAAACACGTTCTCCTAATTCTACATTTAATACTGAAATTGTACCATCTGCAGGAGAATAAATAGTAGTTCGTCCTAAATTGTCTCTGGCTTCTGTAACAGATGCCGAAGCACTTTCAACATTATAATAAGCGCTTTGTTTGGTTGCTTTTGCGACTTCATACGTAGAAATGGCTTTATCCCAGTCAGATCTTGAAATTACGCCTTTATCGTATAACGTTTTATTACGTTCATAATTTGCTTTTGCTTCTTTAAAACTGGCATCTGATTGTGTCAAACTAGCTTTGGTTCCGGCCAGATTAGCTACAGAACGTTCTAATCCAGAAGTATATAAATCAGGATTTATCTTTACTAATAAATCTCCTTTTTTTACAACTTGACCTTCTTTTACGTTTAGCGCGATAATTTCGCCGGAAACCATAGATGAAAGTTTTACTTCTATCTCAGGCTGAATTTTACCTGTTGCCGAAACAGTTTCGATAATAGTCGAAGCCGTTACTTTTGAGATTTCTACTTCTTTCCCTTTATCTTTATTTCCTAATGCTCCAGTTTTGGAAAGAATTAATAAAACAATAATAAGAAATACTGCGGCAGATAAGAAGTAAACTAATTTTTTTGACATAATAAATTATTTTGCAATAATTGGTACAATTGGAATTCCAAAATAGAATTCAAGTATTTTTATTTTGAACATGTAATCGTACTTTGTTCTAATAACGTCTGATTGTGCGTTTGTAAGCAATGTTTGCGCCTGTGTAAAATCAAATGAATTCATCAAGCCTACATCATACTTTTCTTTAGCATAATTGTAAGCCTGTTGTCTCGCTTCTAGCGTAACAGTCGCTGATTCATATGTATTTAAAGATGCTTTTGCATCTGTAAATGCTGTGTAAACATTACGCTGCAAATCTAAACTTTTTTGCTCTAAATCTATTTTAGATTTCTCTAAAGTTACTTTATTTCTTTCAACGTTATTTTTTGCCGAGAAACCATTAAAGATAGGAACACTTAACTGAAATCCAAAATTATGTCCTTTGTT
This is a stretch of genomic DNA from Flavobacterium endoglycinae. It encodes these proteins:
- the tsaB gene encoding tRNA (adenosine(37)-N6)-threonylcarbamoyltransferase complex dimerization subunit type 1 TsaB — encoded protein: MSFILNIETATKNCSVSIAKNGETILCKEIAEEGYSHAEKLHVFIEEVIAESGISVQDLNAVAVSQGPGSYTGLRIGVSAAKGLCYALNIPLIAVDTLQTLASKAAVSEGKIIPMLDARRMEVYSEVFNANLEVERAIEAEIITEDSFSEYTEKIYFVGDCAEKCKSVLTKDNFVFLEDIKFPSANEMSKISYDKYQKSDTVDVAYFEPYYLKDFMMTTPSKKQ
- a CDS encoding efflux RND transporter periplasmic adaptor subunit: MSKKLVYFLSAAVFLIIVLLILSKTGALGNKDKGKEVEISKVTASTIIETVSATGKIQPEIEVKLSSMVSGEIIALNVKEGQVVKKGDLLVKINPDLYTSGLERSVANLAGTKASLTQSDASFKEAKANYERNKTLYDKGVISRSDWDKAISTYEVAKATKQSAYYNVESASASVTEARDNLGRTTIYSPADGTISVLNVELGERVLGTQQMAGTELLRVANLNNMEVEVDVNENDIVKIKIGDEANVEVDAYLKKKFRGVVTSISNSASTTLTSDQVTNFKVKVRILKESYQDLLEGKPEAYSPFRPGMTATVDIITKTKSNVLAVPISSVVVKSDTTAVKDFKVDDPNEKKAAPKSDKKFECVFVKVGDKAKIRIIKTGIQDDTNIEVMSGLKPGDVVITGPYTTVSKDLNSGDKVKLKTAETSKK
- a CDS encoding LytR/AlgR family response regulator transcription factor; the protein is MKCVIIDDEPLAVELLEDFVKKVDSLELVNTFNNAIDAVSFINQNNIDLIFLDIQMPHFSGIDFLNTIEKKPLVIFTTAYSDYAVEGFNLGAVDYLVKPIPFHRFLKSVVRAQQINAPAAAVQPVSETSSVTEVEQDFMFVRAEYENVKLNFSDILFIEGLKDYVKIYTTDNKFTLTLISLIKLENLLSNKGFSRIHRSYIINIKHVKSIQKNKVLISDKRIPISESYKNAFFEKINL
- a CDS encoding gamma carbonic anhydrase family protein, coding for MLIKSVNGKSPSIPEDCYVAENATIVGDVSFGESCSVWFNAVVRGDVHFIKIGNKVNIQDGAIIHCTYQKHPTIIGNNVSIGHNAIVHGCTIHDNVLIGMGAIVMDNCVVESNSIIAAGAVVTQNTVIPSGSIFAGVPAKKVKDIDQSDFAGEIGRISNNYVMYSSWFKEE
- a CDS encoding PorP/SprF family type IX secretion system membrane protein produces the protein MKFKTRVLFIFLICSFYSYSQEGIPVYSDYLSDNYYLIHPSMAGAANCAKIRLTARKQWFGQEEAPTLQTLSFNGRVSDRSGAGIIVFNDKNGYHSQKGVKLTYAHHIMFSRDELDLNQLSFGISGGLIQSQLDETNFGGTFDPIVFGAIQKDSYFNLDIGASYNYLDFYAHATVQGVLETRRDLYTDYESDNLRKYLLSVGYVFGKRNSITWEPSVLFQLFDKTKEKSIDLNLKAYKNMDFGSLWAALSYRRSFDGARYLAGNNTVSNQKLQYFTPIVGLNFNRFMFAYTYTQVTGNVKFDTGGYHQITLGIDLFCRKERYDCNCPAIN
- a CDS encoding NifU family protein; its protein translation is MTKITIKETQNPTILKFEFEDFITQNQSFEFKNIDEAQASPLAQQLFYLPFVKTVYISGNFIAIERYSIVDWDDVKDAVAEQITAFVDKGGVIVKVDENKPKKQPITVYGETTPNPAALKFVVSRMLTRTAVEYKNIDQTASSPLAQELFKFPYVKEIFIDENYISVTKYEINDWQEITLELRTFIKQFIENGGTVLDESLIQTTAKNDTAKDEAFDKLDVTSQQIINILEEYVKPAVAADGGNIAFDSYNEDDKTVKVILQGACSGCPSSTFTLKSGIENMLKSMLNDEAIKVEALNA
- a CDS encoding mechanosensitive ion channel family protein, yielding MDMNPDQLGNYATTFINVLIDYSPKLISAFLILFIGLYAIRLINRIIRKIMVKRNLDPTLRNFLADILLWALRILLFVTFISKLGIETSSFVAILGAMGLAVGLSLQGSLSNFAGGMLIIVFKPFKVGDTIEAQGVVATVLEIQIFVTKMLTGNNQTVFVPNGALSNGTIINYSMQGERRADLTFSISYDSDIKKAKDILLEVLHKNPKVLENPAPEVFVKNLSASSVDFAVRPWAKNANYGAVFSETLENCKAALDEAGISVQPFTIQK
- a CDS encoding YtxH domain-containing protein, encoding MGLTSFFKNLFGPAKETAEDLADKAETTAEETITKIKEVAEPILETAADFANETKDAIIDYADKASDVIEDIIDSIIDDADTHKTAAETVFDVSEESVTELSEESDK